A genomic window from Nomascus leucogenys isolate Asia chromosome 10, Asia_NLE_v1, whole genome shotgun sequence includes:
- the KLK13 gene encoding kallikrein-13 isoform X1 gives MWPLALVIASLTLALSGGVSQESSKVLNTNGTSGFLPGGYTCFPHSQPWQAALLVRGRLLCGGVLVHPKWVLTAAHCLKEGLKVYLGKHALGRVEAGEQVREVVHSIPHPEYRRSPTHLNHDHDIMLLELQSPVQLTGCIQTLPLSHNNRLTPGTTCRVSGWGTTTSPQVNYPKTLQCANIQLRSDEECHQVYPGKITDNMLCAGTKEGGKDSCEGDSGGPLVCNRTLYGIVSWGDFPCGQPDRPGVYTRVSRYVLWIRETIRKYETQQQKWLEGPQ, from the exons GTGTCTCCCAGGAGTCTTCCAAAGTTCTCAACACCAATGGGACCAGTGGGTTTCTCCCAGGTGGCTACACCTGCTTCCCCCACTCTCAGCCCTGGCAGGCTGCCCTACTAGTGCGAGGGCGGCTACTCTGTGGGGGAGTCCTGGTCCACCCGAAATGGGTCCTCACTGCCGCACACTGTCTAAAGGA GGGGCTCAAAGTTTACCTAGGCAAGCATGCTCTAGGGCGTGTGGAAGCTGGTGAGCAGGTGAGGGAAGTTGtccactccatcccccaccctgAATACCGGAGAAGCCCCACCCACCTGAACCACGACCATGACATCATGCTTCTGGAGCTGCAGTCCCCGGTCCAGCTCACGGGCTGCATCCAAACCCTGCCCCTTTCCCACAACAACCGCCTAACCCCTGGCACCACCTGTCGGGTGTCTGGCTGGGGCACCACCACCAGCCCCCAGG tGAATTACCCCAAAACTCTACAATGTGCCAACATCCAACTTCGCTCAGATGAGGAGTGTCATCAAGTCTACCCAGGAAAGATCACTGACAACATGTTGTGTGCCGGCACAAAAGAGGGTGGCAAAGACTCCTGTGAG GGTGACTCTGGGGGCCCCCTGGTCTGTAACAGAACACTGTATGGCATCGTCTCCTGGGGAGACTTCCCATGTGGGCAACCTGACCGGCCTGGTGTCTACACCCGTGTCTCAAGATACGTCCTGTGGATCCGTGAAACAATCCGAAAATATGAAACCCAGCAGCAAAAATGGTTGGAGGGCCCACAGTAA
- the KLK13 gene encoding kallikrein-13 isoform X2, which translates to MWPLALVIASLTLALSGGVSQESSKVLNTNGTSGFLPGGYTCFPHSQPWQAALLVRGRLLCGGVLVHPKWVLTAAHCLKEGLKVYLGKHALGRVEAVNYPKTLQCANIQLRSDEECHQVYPGKITDNMLCAGTKEGGKDSCEGDSGGPLVCNRTLYGIVSWGDFPCGQPDRPGVYTRVSRYVLWIRETIRKYETQQQKWLEGPQ; encoded by the exons GTGTCTCCCAGGAGTCTTCCAAAGTTCTCAACACCAATGGGACCAGTGGGTTTCTCCCAGGTGGCTACACCTGCTTCCCCCACTCTCAGCCCTGGCAGGCTGCCCTACTAGTGCGAGGGCGGCTACTCTGTGGGGGAGTCCTGGTCCACCCGAAATGGGTCCTCACTGCCGCACACTGTCTAAAGGA GGGGCTCAAAGTTTACCTAGGCAAGCATGCTCTAGGGCGTGTGGAAGCTG tGAATTACCCCAAAACTCTACAATGTGCCAACATCCAACTTCGCTCAGATGAGGAGTGTCATCAAGTCTACCCAGGAAAGATCACTGACAACATGTTGTGTGCCGGCACAAAAGAGGGTGGCAAAGACTCCTGTGAG GGTGACTCTGGGGGCCCCCTGGTCTGTAACAGAACACTGTATGGCATCGTCTCCTGGGGAGACTTCCCATGTGGGCAACCTGACCGGCCTGGTGTCTACACCCGTGTCTCAAGATACGTCCTGTGGATCCGTGAAACAATCCGAAAATATGAAACCCAGCAGCAAAAATGGTTGGAGGGCCCACAGTAA